One genomic window of endosymbiont of Galathealinum brachiosum includes the following:
- a CDS encoding nuclear transport factor 2 family protein, producing MTNTNKQETSYSQDHQTIHVLLQDYFDGLYEGDVEKLRPLFHGDAWLKGNNYRKSRDEWLQAVAARPVPKDEGMKYAFNTMSLEIIGDQAMAKVDVPLLAAHFIDFLGLLKEDGEWKIVNKMYTII from the coding sequence ATGACAAATACAAACAAACAAGAAACTAGCTACAGCCAGGACCACCAAACCATTCATGTTCTTTTACAAGATTACTTTGATGGGCTTTATGAGGGAGATGTAGAAAAACTCCGCCCACTCTTTCATGGCGATGCCTGGCTCAAAGGAAACAATTATCGAAAAAGCCGTGATGAATGGTTACAGGCAGTTGCTGCTCGTCCGGTACCAAAAGATGAAGGCATGAAATACGCATTTAATACGATGTCGTTGGAAATTATTGGTGACCAGGCCATGGCTAAGGTTGATGTGCCACTTCTGGCTGCACATTTCATTGATTTTCTTGGGCTTTTGAAAGAAGACGGTGAGTGGAAAATCGTAAATAAAATGTACACGATTATCTAA
- a CDS encoding LysR family transcriptional regulator — translation MDQLGAIMLFNKVVETGSFSEAGRQSNLVPSSVSRRIVDLEGWVGATLFHRTTRKLNLTEVGRLFHERTRSIMLDLEEARIMAAELEDKPAGVVRITLPASLEQHIVVATALFQTRWPEVSFGLTSTDRNVDLVAEGYDIAIRTGQLKDSTLHARKFATVPRWLCASPQYLASAPHLAHPDDIENHNCLALRRNPGDNIWQFKDGDEIVDVKVHGEFTANSGNMLVTAARLGSGLILSPEWILGPPIARGELVKLLPAYPAYPPASALYAVHPYQRFIPPKVKVFIDFLIEQFNEDYDWSADPAETLPAALM, via the coding sequence ATGGATCAGCTGGGTGCAATCATGCTATTTAATAAAGTGGTCGAAACAGGCTCTTTCTCGGAAGCCGGTCGACAATCGAATTTGGTGCCATCCAGTGTTTCGCGTCGCATTGTTGATCTTGAAGGTTGGGTGGGGGCAACGTTGTTTCACCGTACCACCCGTAAACTAAACCTGACTGAAGTAGGTCGACTATTTCACGAACGAACGCGCAGCATCATGCTGGATTTGGAAGAAGCTCGTATTATGGCAGCTGAACTCGAAGACAAACCCGCGGGCGTCGTGCGCATCACCCTGCCCGCGAGTCTTGAACAACATATTGTTGTGGCAACTGCCTTGTTTCAAACGCGATGGCCAGAGGTGAGCTTTGGGCTCACCTCCACTGATAGAAATGTTGACCTGGTCGCTGAAGGTTATGATATTGCGATTCGCACCGGACAGCTTAAAGATTCCACCCTACACGCGCGCAAGTTCGCCACGGTACCCCGTTGGCTTTGCGCTAGCCCACAGTATCTGGCATCTGCGCCTCACCTCGCCCACCCTGATGATATTGAAAACCACAACTGTCTCGCACTAAGACGTAACCCGGGTGATAATATTTGGCAGTTCAAAGACGGTGATGAAATTGTCGATGTTAAGGTTCACGGCGAGTTTACGGCCAACAGCGGCAACATGCTAGTAACTGCAGCTCGCCTCGGTAGCGGCTTGATTTTGTCGCCCGAGTGGATCTTAGGTCCGCCCATCGCACGTGGCGAACTGGTAAAACTGCTACCCGCTTACCCAGCGTACCCTCCCGCCTCTGCACTGTATGCAGTCCACCCTTATCAGCGCTTTATTCCGCCCAAAGTAAAAGTGTTCATCGACTTTTTAATCGAACAATTTAACGAAGATTATGACTGGTCAGCAGATCCAGCAGAAACACTTCCAGCGGCTTTGATGTGA
- a CDS encoding 4-oxalocrotonate tautomerase has product MPYINVKITDEGVTNEQKQAIIKGCTQLMVDVLNKNPATTFVVIDEVNTDNWGIGFDQVTELRRQGLTSSAE; this is encoded by the coding sequence ATGCCGTATATTAATGTAAAAATTACTGATGAAGGCGTAACTAACGAACAAAAACAAGCGATCATAAAAGGCTGTACTCAATTGATGGTCGATGTTTTAAATAAAAATCCAGCCACTACTTTCGTTGTTATTGATGAAGTGAATACGGATAACTGGGGGATTGGCTTTGACCAGGTGACAGAGCTGCGCAGGCAAGGGTTAACATCGTCGGCAGAATGA
- a CDS encoding nitrate ABC transporter substrate-binding protein, translating to MFLKHKIFSRRKFLKQISLTAVMACSVGFSGAYAAEPEKEELKFGFIKLTDMAPLAIAYEKGYFEDEGLYVTLEAQANWKVLLDRVIDGQLDGAHMLAGQPLGATIGYGTKADIITAFSMDLNGNAITVSNDIWKQMKPHVPHENGKPVHPIKADALKPVVEKFKDDGKPFNMGMVFPVSTHNYELRYWLAAGGIHPGYYAPAKGDVSGTIDADALLSVTPPPQMPGTMEAGTIYGYCVGEPWNQQAVFKGIGVPVVTDYEIWKNNPEKVFGVSKTWADKNPNTHIAVVKAMIRAAKWLDAENNKNRPEAVKILSQSNYVGADYDVIANSMTGTFEYEKGDKREVPDFNVFFRYNATYPYYSDAIWYLTQMRRWGQIAKPKADSWYMDIAKRVYRPDIYATAAKELIVEGKIKATEFPDFSTEDGFRAPQKHFIDDIVYNGKKPNDYLKEFKIGLKGKDTVN from the coding sequence ATGTTTCTTAAACATAAAATATTTTCACGACGTAAATTTTTAAAACAAATATCGTTAACAGCCGTTATGGCTTGTAGTGTTGGGTTTAGCGGTGCTTATGCGGCTGAGCCAGAAAAAGAAGAACTTAAATTCGGCTTTATAAAACTAACCGATATGGCGCCTTTAGCTATTGCATATGAAAAAGGTTATTTCGAAGACGAAGGTTTATACGTAACACTGGAAGCACAGGCTAACTGGAAAGTGCTGCTGGATAGAGTGATCGATGGGCAGTTAGATGGTGCACATATGTTAGCGGGTCAGCCCCTGGGTGCAACCATTGGTTACGGCACAAAGGCCGATATTATTACCGCATTCAGTATGGATTTAAATGGTAATGCGATTACGGTCTCGAATGATATCTGGAAGCAGATGAAACCCCATGTGCCACATGAAAATGGTAAACCTGTTCACCCTATAAAAGCAGATGCATTAAAACCGGTGGTTGAGAAATTTAAAGATGATGGCAAACCATTCAATATGGGCATGGTGTTTCCCGTATCAACTCATAACTATGAGTTACGTTACTGGTTAGCAGCAGGTGGTATACACCCGGGTTATTACGCACCGGCTAAAGGTGATGTTTCGGGCACTATTGATGCAGATGCTCTGTTATCAGTAACACCACCTCCTCAAATGCCCGGCACGATGGAGGCTGGAACAATTTATGGTTATTGCGTAGGTGAGCCCTGGAATCAACAGGCGGTATTTAAAGGTATTGGTGTGCCAGTGGTAACTGATTATGAAATATGGAAAAACAACCCTGAAAAAGTTTTTGGTGTGAGTAAAACCTGGGCTGATAAAAATCCGAATACGCATATAGCGGTTGTTAAAGCCATGATACGTGCAGCGAAATGGTTAGATGCTGAAAACAATAAAAACCGCCCTGAAGCGGTGAAGATTCTATCTCAGAGTAATTATGTAGGTGCTGATTATGATGTGATTGCAAACAGTATGACAGGCACGTTTGAATATGAAAAAGGTGATAAACGTGAAGTACCTGACTTTAATGTGTTCTTTCGTTATAACGCAACCTATCCATATTACTCAGATGCTATCTGGTACTTAACTCAGATGCGCCGTTGGGGACAAATTGCAAAACCAAAAGCGGATAGCTGGTATATGGATATAGCGAAACGTGTTTATCGCCCTGACATATATGCGACAGCAGCCAAGGAGTTAATTGTAGAAGGAAAAATTAAAGCGACAGAGTTTCCTGATTTTTCTACTGAAGATGGCTTTCGTGCACCGCAGAAACACTTTATTGACGACATCGTTTATAACGGAAAAAAACCAAACGATTATTTAAAGGAATTTAAAATCGGTTTAAAAGGAAAGGATACCGTTAACTAA
- a CDS encoding GMP synthase (glutamine-hydrolyzing): protein MTSQNIHTDRILILDFGSQYTQLIARRIREAGVYCELYAWDVSDKDIKAFKPKGIILSGGPESVTEGESPLAPAIVFELGIPVLGICYGMQTMTAQLGGMVENADHHEYGYAKVRARGHTALLKDIEDHVTDEGYGILDVWMSHGDHVVKMPDGFKLMASTDSAPVAGIANEEKKFYGVQFHPEVTHTNQGQRIIERFAHDICGCGNLWTADNIVEDSIKKINELVGDDEVLLGLSGGVDSSVVAALLHRAIGDRLTCVFVDNGLLRYQEGDQVMKMFAEHMGVKVIRVDAEDRFLTALKGKTDPEDKRKIIGNLFVDIFEEESAKLKNAKWLAQGTIYPDVIESAGSKTGKAHLIKSHHNVGGLPDYMKLKLCEPLRELFKDEVREIGVELGLPYDMVYRHPFPGPGLGVRILGEVKKEYADTLRLADHIFIEELYKHELYHGVSQAFTVFLPIKSVGVTGDGRRYQWVVSLRAVETIDFMTARWAHLPYEFLDLVCRRIVNEVDGISRVVYDITGKPPGTIEWE, encoded by the coding sequence ATGACATCACAAAACATTCATACAGATCGTATTTTAATTCTCGACTTCGGTTCTCAATACACTCAACTTATCGCCCGCAGAATTCGCGAAGCCGGTGTTTATTGTGAGTTATATGCATGGGATGTTAGTGACAAAGATATTAAAGCATTCAAGCCAAAAGGCATTATTCTTTCAGGTGGTCCCGAATCTGTAACCGAAGGCGAGTCACCACTCGCACCGGCTATTGTTTTTGAATTAGGTATTCCTGTTTTAGGTATCTGTTACGGCATGCAAACTATGACCGCACAACTGGGTGGTATGGTTGAAAATGCAGATCATCATGAATACGGTTATGCCAAAGTTCGCGCCCGTGGTCACACCGCTTTATTAAAAGATATTGAAGATCATGTTACCGACGAAGGTTATGGCATTCTTGATGTGTGGATGAGCCATGGCGACCATGTCGTTAAAATGCCAGATGGTTTCAAACTTATGGCATCAACTGATTCTGCACCGGTTGCCGGCATTGCTAATGAAGAGAAAAAATTCTACGGCGTACAATTTCACCCTGAAGTGACTCACACGAATCAGGGGCAAAGAATTATAGAACGTTTTGCCCATGATATTTGTGGCTGCGGCAATTTATGGACAGCAGATAATATTGTAGAAGATTCGATTAAAAAAATTAACGAGCTCGTCGGTGACGATGAAGTTTTATTAGGTTTATCCGGTGGCGTAGATTCATCGGTAGTAGCCGCATTGTTACACCGGGCAATCGGTGATCGTTTAACCTGTGTATTTGTTGATAATGGTTTATTACGTTATCAGGAAGGTGATCAGGTAATGAAAATGTTTGCCGAACACATGGGTGTAAAAGTGATTCGTGTCGATGCAGAAGATCGATTCCTGACTGCACTAAAAGGCAAAACAGACCCTGAAGATAAGCGTAAAATTATCGGTAATTTATTTGTTGATATTTTTGAAGAAGAATCTGCAAAATTAAAAAATGCAAAATGGTTAGCACAGGGCACAATTTATCCGGATGTAATTGAATCAGCAGGTTCTAAAACTGGAAAAGCGCATTTAATAAAATCACATCACAATGTAGGTGGTTTACCGGATTACATGAAGTTAAAACTGTGTGAGCCTTTACGTGAACTGTTTAAAGATGAAGTGCGTGAAATTGGTGTTGAACTAGGTTTGCCATACGACATGGTTTACCGTCACCCATTCCCGGGCCCGGGTTTAGGTGTGCGTATACTGGGTGAAGTTAAAAAAGAATATGCAGATACCTTACGTTTAGCTGACCACATCTTTATAGAAGAATTATACAAACACGAGTTGTATCATGGAGTGTCTCAGGCATTCACGGTTTTTCTACCGATTAAGTCTGTAGGTGTAACGGGTGATGGTCGCCGTTATCAGTGGGTGGTTTCTTTACGTGCCGTTGAAACAATTGATTTCATGACGGCTCGCTGGGCGCACTTACCCTATGAGTTTCTTGATCTGGTGTGCCGCAGAATCGTAAACGAAGTGGATGGTATTTCACGTGTGGTTTATGATATTACAGGTAAACCTCCCGGCACGATTGAGTGGGAATAA
- a CDS encoding Crp/Fnr family transcriptional regulator — protein sequence MCSLNNCKSQNVISKSCRFQKIESVYPQLSEIKDKKWIEIIGDSRLIETDPKVTFSGDDSSFNNFMLILEGTIRIYQTADDGREITLYRVQAGEVCLLNLNLLLENKTFNAVATTESHVETLAISPQSFRFLMDTIKPFREYIISCLIERLYKTTCMIQDTVFNNLDLRLACMLGILFERANDSVLKITHQKLAFEIGTTREVVSRILKDFEKQNCIKLSRGSIELVSAEALEWIANSN from the coding sequence ATGTGTTCGTTAAATAATTGTAAATCACAAAATGTGATTTCAAAATCATGTCGTTTTCAAAAAATAGAATCAGTTTATCCTCAGCTTTCAGAAATAAAAGATAAGAAATGGATTGAAATCATTGGGGATTCACGTTTAATAGAGACAGATCCTAAAGTGACCTTTTCTGGTGATGATTCATCCTTTAATAATTTCATGTTAATTCTTGAGGGAACAATTAGAATTTACCAAACCGCCGATGATGGTAGAGAGATAACTCTTTATCGTGTGCAGGCGGGCGAAGTTTGTTTGCTTAATCTTAATCTGTTATTAGAAAATAAAACCTTCAATGCTGTGGCCACAACAGAATCACATGTAGAGACATTGGCTATTAGTCCGCAATCATTCAGATTTCTAATGGACACAATTAAACCATTTCGTGAATATATTATTTCCTGCTTAATAGAGCGTTTGTATAAAACGACCTGCATGATACAGGATACGGTTTTTAATAACCTGGATCTGCGACTTGCATGTATGTTGGGCATTCTTTTTGAAAGAGCTAATGACTCAGTATTAAAAATAACCCATCAAAAACTTGCATTTGAAATTGGTACCACCAGAGAAGTGGTTAGCCGTATTCTAAAAGATTTTGAAAAACAAAACTGCATAAAACTATCAAGAGGTTCGATTGAACTTGTTTCAGCAGAAGCACTTGAATGGATTGCAAATTCTAACTAA
- a CDS encoding glucose dehydrogenase: MTQITNNQTLTAIVTGASTGIGYAITKRLLEDGMNVVMNARTQVDLLSAYDELKSLGNLAYVTGDVSKKATGEELVAKAVEAFGGVDILVNNAGVFNPKSFLDTEEGELDRFFAINFKGSYFAAQAAVPEMKKRGGGSIVNIGTTLIEHAIAGFPASGAVASKAALHSLTHQLSAELGPDNIRVATIATGIIETPLHAKQGIEDANVLAGLHLLNRIGKPENMADAVAMLVKNDFITGTTLRVDGGHAAGHNYG, translated from the coding sequence ATGACACAAATAACAAACAATCAGACTCTCACTGCAATCGTAACCGGTGCATCTACCGGTATCGGTTACGCCATTACTAAGCGTCTGCTAGAAGACGGTATGAATGTGGTAATGAATGCACGTACACAAGTTGATCTTTTATCTGCTTATGATGAACTCAAATCGTTAGGTAATTTGGCATATGTCACTGGGGATGTATCTAAAAAAGCAACGGGTGAAGAGCTTGTCGCTAAGGCCGTGGAAGCGTTCGGTGGCGTAGATATTCTTGTCAATAATGCTGGCGTATTTAACCCAAAGTCGTTTCTTGATACAGAAGAAGGTGAGCTCGATCGCTTTTTCGCTATTAATTTCAAAGGCAGTTATTTTGCAGCGCAAGCCGCAGTTCCAGAAATGAAAAAACGCGGTGGTGGATCGATTGTAAATATCGGAACAACGCTTATTGAACACGCAATTGCAGGTTTCCCAGCTTCTGGGGCGGTGGCTAGCAAAGCAGCACTTCACAGTTTAACGCATCAGCTATCGGCTGAACTTGGGCCAGATAATATTCGTGTTGCGACCATTGCGACAGGGATTATTGAGACACCCTTGCATGCCAAACAAGGCATAGAAGACGCTAATGTCCTTGCCGGTCTGCATCTACTTAATCGAATCGGTAAGCCTGAAAATATGGCGGATGCTGTGGCAATGCTTGTCAAAAATGACTTCATCACAGGCACCACATTACGTGTCGACGGTGGACATGCAGCAGGTCACAACTACGGTTAA
- a CDS encoding tRNA adenosine(34) deaminase TadA, producing MGINHEYWMQQAIQLARKAADEDEVPVGAIIVKNDQLIAEGWNQPIQSHDPSAHAELMAIRNAGQVLNNYRLIDTTMYVTLEPCSMCVGAMIHARVKQLVFGASDLKTGATGSAINLIHDPIHNHKIEVTGGVMEDECREVLQYFFKQKRERNKNK from the coding sequence ATGGGTATCAATCATGAGTACTGGATGCAACAAGCCATCCAGTTAGCCAGAAAAGCCGCCGATGAAGATGAAGTCCCCGTCGGTGCAATCATTGTTAAAAACGATCAACTCATCGCCGAAGGCTGGAACCAGCCAATACAGTCACACGACCCTTCAGCTCATGCAGAATTGATGGCGATTCGAAATGCAGGTCAGGTTTTAAATAATTATCGATTAATCGACACCACAATGTATGTCACATTAGAACCCTGTTCTATGTGTGTGGGTGCCATGATACATGCCCGGGTAAAACAGTTAGTGTTTGGTGCAAGTGATTTGAAAACAGGCGCAACGGGCAGCGCAATAAACCTGATACATGATCCGATTCATAATCATAAAATTGAAGTAACCGGTGGTGTGATGGAAGATGAGTGTAGAGAAGTATTACAGTATTTTTTTAAACAAAAACGCGAACGTAATAAAAATAAATAA
- a CDS encoding cytochrome C, which translates to MLNKKTLAILLYFLPVSNMSMAVEISPSAMLANSCAACHGTDGKSPGAIPAINGKSAKFISESLKEFQSGARPSTVMGRHSNGYSEQEIQLIAEFFSSK; encoded by the coding sequence ATGCTTAATAAAAAAACATTAGCAATATTATTATATTTTTTACCGGTTTCAAATATGAGTATGGCTGTTGAAATTAGCCCGAGTGCTATGCTCGCTAACTCATGTGCCGCCTGTCATGGAACCGATGGTAAAAGCCCCGGTGCAATACCCGCCATTAACGGTAAATCGGCAAAATTTATTTCAGAGTCATTAAAAGAATTTCAAAGCGGTGCCAGACCATCCACAGTGATGGGCAGGCATTCTAATGGTTATAGCGAACAGGAAATTCAGCTTATCGCTGAGTTTTTTTCCAGTAAGTAA
- a CDS encoding nitrate ABC transporter permease, whose translation MSNYRSLSLLNNKQTKALVIPIVAFLVFLAVWHISAASIITSLGQVPGPSQVWSQTIVLVDEHIQEREKAEKFYQRQIDRNVKKLEKNPHAIVKIRNYTGNPTFIDQVGTSLITVLTGFFIASVIAIPIGVFSGLSSTVHKAINPLIQIFKPVSPLAWLPIVTIIVSAVYTSENPMFAKSFVTSAITVTLCCIWPTIINTTLGVSSIDQDLKNVSRVLRLSWMTNITKIVIPSSVPMIFAGLRLSLGIGWMVLIAAEMLAQNPGLGKFVWDEFQNGSSNSLARIMVAVFVIGFIGFMLDQIMLLLQRKVSWDKTAEVR comes from the coding sequence ATGTCAAATTATAGAAGTCTTAGTTTACTAAACAACAAACAAACAAAAGCACTGGTTATTCCCATTGTTGCTTTTCTAGTTTTTTTAGCGGTATGGCATATTAGCGCAGCCAGCATTATAACTTCATTGGGTCAGGTGCCCGGGCCTTCACAGGTTTGGTCACAAACAATTGTGTTAGTGGATGAGCATATACAGGAACGTGAGAAAGCAGAAAAATTTTACCAGCGTCAGATTGATCGAAATGTGAAAAAGCTGGAAAAAAATCCGCATGCTATAGTAAAAATTCGTAATTATACCGGTAACCCGACTTTTATTGATCAGGTGGGCACCAGTTTAATTACAGTATTAACCGGTTTCTTTATCGCCAGTGTCATTGCCATACCGATTGGTGTGTTTAGTGGTTTGAGCAGCACGGTGCATAAGGCAATCAATCCGTTAATTCAGATTTTTAAACCCGTATCACCCCTGGCATGGTTACCTATTGTTACGATTATTGTCTCTGCGGTTTATACCTCGGAGAACCCGATGTTTGCAAAATCATTTGTAACCTCAGCCATTACCGTAACACTTTGTTGTATCTGGCCAACCATTATAAATACCACCTTAGGTGTTTCCAGTATCGATCAGGATTTAAAAAATGTAAGCCGAGTATTACGTTTGAGCTGGATGACGAATATTACAAAAATTGTCATACCTTCATCTGTTCCCATGATATTTGCCGGTTTACGTTTATCACTGGGTATTGGCTGGATGGTATTAATTGCCGCTGAGATGCTGGCTCAAAATCCGGGGCTAGGTAAGTTTGTGTGGGATGAGTTTCAAAATGGTAGTTCTAATTCATTAGCTCGCATAATGGTTGCAGTATTTGTAATCGGTTTTATCGGCTTTATGTTAGATCAGATTATGTTGTTACTACAGCGAAAAGTGTCATGGGATAAAACTGCTGAAGTTCGTTAA
- a CDS encoding transcriptional regulator — protein sequence MRTHKELKQQMLDNPDVKSEYDSLEEEFSLFDELLNARMNAGLTQAEVAHRMGTKTPAIARLEAGGGNKKHSPSISTLRKYAEAVNCHIEIRLVRN from the coding sequence ATGCGAACACATAAAGAACTTAAACAACAAATGCTCGACAACCCGGACGTTAAGTCTGAATACGATTCACTTGAAGAAGAGTTTTCACTTTTTGATGAACTACTAAACGCCCGAATGAATGCAGGACTTACTCAAGCGGAAGTAGCTCATCGTATGGGAACAAAAACACCCGCAATTGCCAGACTAGAAGCAGGTGGAGGTAATAAAAAACACTCGCCCTCAATATCTACATTACGCAAATATGCAGAGGCAGTAAATTGCCATATTGAAATTAGGCTTGTGCGTAATTAA
- a CDS encoding bacitracin ABC transporter ATP-binding protein, with protein sequence MSNAYLNISEVTIDFPTDNGYYRALEKVSLGIDKGEFVSLIGHSGCGKSTVLNIVAGMHQATSGGVLLEEKEVNEPGPDRAVVFQNHSLLPWLTAYQNIELAVDTVFKQTKSKAEIKDWINHNLELVHMSHAKDKLPSEISGGMKQRVGIARALSMKPKILLMDEPFGALDALTRAHLQDSVMEIHAELGNTVVMITHDVDEAVLLSDRIVMMTNGPAAGIGNILKIDLERPRNRLALADNEKFNHYRAEVLKFLHERHERKEVA encoded by the coding sequence ATGTCAAACGCATATTTAAACATTAGTGAAGTTACTATCGATTTTCCGACAGATAACGGTTATTACCGTGCATTAGAAAAAGTCAGTTTGGGTATAGATAAAGGTGAATTTGTTTCTTTAATTGGTCATTCAGGTTGTGGTAAATCTACCGTATTAAATATTGTCGCGGGAATGCATCAGGCCACATCGGGTGGAGTATTGTTAGAAGAAAAAGAGGTGAATGAACCCGGGCCAGACAGGGCAGTGGTATTTCAGAATCATTCATTATTACCCTGGTTAACGGCATACCAGAATATTGAACTCGCGGTGGATACTGTTTTTAAACAGACCAAATCAAAAGCTGAAATAAAAGACTGGATTAATCATAACTTAGAGTTGGTGCACATGAGCCATGCAAAAGATAAATTACCTTCGGAAATTTCAGGGGGAATGAAACAGCGTGTCGGTATTGCCCGTGCACTGTCAATGAAACCTAAAATATTATTAATGGATGAGCCCTTCGGAGCATTAGATGCGTTAACCCGCGCCCACTTGCAAGACTCGGTAATGGAAATTCATGCGGAACTAGGCAATACGGTTGTTATGATTACCCATGATGTGGATGAGGCGGTTTTACTCTCAGATAGAATTGTAATGATGACAAATGGCCCGGCTGCTGGCATTGGTAATATATTAAAGATCGATCTTGAACGACCACGAAACCGGTTAGCTCTTGCCGATAATGAAAAGTTTAATCACTACCGTGCTGAAGTATTAAAGTTTCTGCATGAACGACACGAAAGAAAAGAAGTCGCTTAG
- a CDS encoding IMP dehydrogenase, whose protein sequence is MRITQEALTFDDVLLIPAHSTVLPNDVTLGTQITRDIKLNIPLISAAMDTVTEAKLAIAIAQEGGIGILHKNMSIELQAKNVTKVKKYESGVISDPITVSPDTTIREVAELTAKNRISGLPVLEGKNLVGIITSRDRRFETDLDKPVSSVMTPKDKLVTVKEGVSQTEVQALLHKHRIEKVLVINDDFQLRGMITVRDMQKSDDFPMASKDDLGRLRVGAAVGTGADTEDRVTALAEAGVDVIVVDTAHGHSQGVLDRVKWVKENFPKVQVIGGNIATAAAARDLVNAGADAVKVGIGPGSICTTRIVAGVGVPQISAVSNVAKELEGTGVPLIADGGIRFSGDIAKAMAAGAHCVMLGGLLAGTEEAPGEVILFQGRSYKAYRGMGSIAAMEQGSSDRYFQDKDAGAEKLVPEGIEGRVPFKGPMTAIIHQLIGGIRSSMGYVGCANLEEMRTKPEFVRISGAGMKESHVHDVTITKEAPNYRT, encoded by the coding sequence ATGCGTATTACCCAGGAAGCACTAACTTTTGATGATGTGCTGCTGATTCCCGCCCACTCTACGGTCCTGCCCAATGATGTAACACTGGGTACCCAAATCACTCGAGACATTAAACTTAATATTCCACTAATATCCGCCGCGATGGATACAGTGACGGAAGCAAAACTTGCTATTGCAATCGCACAGGAAGGCGGTATCGGTATATTGCATAAAAATATGTCGATAGAGCTACAGGCGAAGAATGTCACTAAAGTAAAGAAATATGAATCCGGTGTCATTAGTGATCCTATTACGGTTTCACCTGATACCACTATTCGTGAAGTAGCTGAATTAACCGCTAAAAATAGAATTTCCGGTTTACCTGTTTTAGAAGGTAAGAATCTGGTGGGTATTATTACTTCACGTGATCGTCGTTTTGAAACAGACCTGGATAAACCCGTTTCAAGTGTAATGACACCTAAAGATAAACTGGTAACCGTAAAAGAAGGTGTAAGCCAGACAGAAGTACAGGCGCTATTACACAAACACCGTATTGAAAAAGTACTGGTTATAAATGATGACTTCCAGTTACGTGGCATGATCACCGTGCGTGATATGCAAAAATCAGATGATTTCCCAATGGCCAGCAAAGATGATTTAGGTCGTTTACGTGTGGGTGCAGCCGTAGGCACCGGTGCAGATACAGAAGATCGCGTTACTGCATTAGCTGAAGCTGGTGTGGATGTGATTGTTGTCGATACGGCTCACGGTCACTCGCAAGGTGTACTTGATCGCGTTAAGTGGGTTAAGGAAAACTTCCCTAAAGTTCAGGTTATCGGTGGCAATATCGCGACAGCGGCAGCGGCACGTGATTTAGTTAATGCCGGTGCAGATGCAGTTAAGGTTGGTATTGGCCCGGGCTCAATCTGTACAACTCGTATTGTTGCGGGTGTGGGTGTGCCACAGATTTCTGCAGTATCCAATGTTGCTAAAGAGTTAGAAGGTACAGGTGTGCCACTGATTGCTGATGGTGGTATTCGTTTTTCAGGTGATATCGCGAAAGCCATGGCGGCTGGCGCACATTGCGTTATGTTAGGAGGCCTGTTAGCCGGCACTGAAGAAGCACCGGGTGAAGTTATTTTATTCCAGGGGCGTTCTTATAAAGCCTATCGTGGCATGGGTTCAATCGCTGCAATGGAGCAGGGATCAAGTGATCGTTACTTCCAGGACAAAGATGCAGGTGCTGAAAAATTAGTACCAGAAGGCATTGAAGGTCGAGTACCTTTCAAAGGCCCGATGACAGCTATTATTCACCAGCTTATTGGTGGTATTCGTTCAAGTATGGGGTATGTCGGTTGTGCAAATCTTGAAGAAATGCGCACGAAACCTGAATTTGTTCGTATCTCTGGCGCTGGCATGAAAGAATCTCATGTTCATGACGTGACGATTACAAAAGAAGCCCCAAACTACAGAACGTAA